In one Saccharibacillus brassicae genomic region, the following are encoded:
- a CDS encoding DUF1861 family protein codes for MLRSEWTARTCEELLRDYVPAETKGRKLVFEGVDGRDVYNITAPFRNEGEWYMAGRVEERNSEDSEVVFFTAENGIWKAKADLPRFRLQDPFITRLGGEWIMGGVQLHFSKEPERKIDGWRTVLYRGSVLHDLTHVKSGPWNMKDIRLTPLIDGTVGFFSRPFGVEGRVAVIGFNIIQSFEELSETIFLHGHLFRDQFVKEEWGGANEIHMLSNGMLGVLGHISRRDADGMLHYHAMTFGLNPWTLEKTELKIVAVRGDFPDGPAKRPDLVDVIFSGGLIREADGRAVLYVGASDTEAYSLELGDPFLEYERLPAVCAEDPHGLKGK; via the coding sequence ATGCTGCGAAGCGAATGGACGGCCCGAACGTGCGAAGAACTGCTGCGCGATTACGTGCCGGCCGAGACCAAAGGCCGCAAACTTGTGTTCGAAGGCGTGGACGGACGCGACGTGTACAATATTACGGCTCCGTTCCGGAACGAAGGCGAATGGTATATGGCGGGACGGGTGGAAGAACGCAATTCCGAAGATTCGGAAGTCGTCTTTTTCACGGCCGAGAACGGCATCTGGAAAGCCAAAGCCGATCTGCCGCGCTTCCGCCTGCAGGACCCGTTTATTACGCGGCTCGGCGGCGAATGGATCATGGGCGGCGTGCAGCTGCACTTCTCCAAAGAACCCGAACGCAAAATCGACGGCTGGCGCACCGTGCTGTACCGCGGAAGCGTGCTGCACGATTTGACGCACGTCAAGTCCGGTCCGTGGAACATGAAAGACATCCGGCTGACGCCGCTGATCGACGGCACGGTCGGATTCTTCTCCCGGCCTTTCGGCGTGGAAGGACGGGTCGCCGTTATCGGATTCAATATCATCCAATCGTTCGAGGAGCTGTCCGAGACGATCTTCCTGCACGGCCATCTGTTCCGGGACCAGTTCGTCAAGGAAGAATGGGGCGGCGCGAACGAGATCCATATGCTGAGCAACGGCATGCTCGGCGTGCTCGGTCATATTTCGCGCCGCGACGCGGACGGCATGCTGCATTATCATGCGATGACGTTCGGGCTCAACCCGTGGACGCTGGAAAAAACAGAGCTGAAGATCGTCGCGGTCCGCGGCGATTTCCCCGACGGTCCGGCCAAGCGTCCCGATCTGGTCGACGTCATCTTCAGCGGCGGGCTGATCCGCGAAGCGGACGGCCGGGCGGTGCTGTACGTCGGCGCAAGCGACACGGAAGCGTACAGCCTTGAGCTGGGCGATCCGTTCCTCGAGTACGAACGGCTGCCCGCCGTTTGCGCCGAAGATCCGCACGGCCTCAAAGGGAAATGA
- a CDS encoding PQQ-dependent sugar dehydrogenase yields MRTYTPKKLAALLLLLPLAACSGQTGAPAGSVPAGQSPVQTPNAGSEAGEGTDAGTDPNEANGTDGADGKAEPGADGAAADTGNDGKSATSGSGGTGAGSGGSVTDGLTGETEIAAERLETPWEIQFAGDTVYMTLRGGSIAKVSGGRQTVQPVSLDPGVLEAGEGGMLGFALAPDFAESRAAYVYHTYGEGDGIRNRVIRIEEEPSGSGWTETAVLLDGIPGARVHDGGRIAFGPDGMLYVTTGDAQDESSAQDTGSVAGKILRMTPEGGVPGDNPIADSYVYSYGHRNSQGIDWLADGTMYASEHGPSGNPGGHDEMNEIVPGANYGWPDVLGDESGEGLTPPLYHTGEEAIAPSGIAATPDGKVLVANLRGESLTSFDPETGEMADVLSGVGRIRDVAVHDGQVYVLTNNTDGRGSPAEGDDKLLILR; encoded by the coding sequence ATGCGAACCTATACCCCTAAAAAGCTCGCCGCGCTTCTGCTCCTGCTGCCGCTCGCGGCTTGTTCGGGTCAGACCGGCGCTCCCGCCGGATCGGTTCCGGCCGGACAGTCGCCCGTGCAGACGCCGAACGCGGGCAGCGAAGCGGGCGAAGGCACGGACGCGGGAACGGACCCGAATGAAGCGAACGGAACGGACGGCGCGGACGGGAAGGCCGAACCCGGGGCGGACGGCGCCGCGGCGGATACCGGTAACGACGGGAAAAGTGCGACTTCGGGTTCGGGCGGCACCGGCGCAGGCAGCGGCGGCAGCGTGACCGACGGCCTGACCGGAGAAACGGAGATCGCCGCGGAGAGGCTGGAGACGCCGTGGGAGATCCAGTTCGCCGGCGATACGGTCTATATGACGCTGCGCGGCGGTTCTATCGCCAAAGTGTCCGGCGGCCGGCAGACGGTGCAGCCGGTCTCGCTCGACCCCGGCGTGCTGGAAGCAGGCGAAGGCGGGATGCTCGGCTTCGCGTTGGCGCCGGACTTTGCGGAGTCGCGCGCGGCTTACGTCTACCATACGTACGGAGAAGGCGACGGCATCCGCAACCGCGTGATCCGGATCGAAGAAGAGCCTTCGGGTTCGGGCTGGACCGAGACGGCGGTACTGCTCGACGGTATTCCGGGCGCGCGCGTGCACGACGGCGGACGGATCGCGTTCGGGCCGGACGGCATGCTGTACGTGACGACGGGCGACGCGCAGGACGAGAGTTCGGCGCAGGATACCGGCAGCGTCGCGGGCAAGATTCTGCGGATGACGCCGGAAGGCGGCGTGCCGGGCGACAATCCGATCGCGGATTCCTACGTCTATTCGTACGGCCACCGCAATTCGCAGGGCATCGACTGGCTTGCGGACGGCACGATGTACGCTTCCGAACACGGGCCGAGCGGCAATCCCGGCGGCCACGACGAGATGAACGAGATCGTGCCGGGTGCCAATTACGGCTGGCCGGACGTGCTGGGCGACGAGAGCGGGGAAGGCTTGACGCCACCGCTGTACCATACGGGCGAAGAAGCGATCGCGCCTTCGGGCATCGCGGCGACGCCGGACGGCAAAGTGTTGGTCGCGAATCTGCGCGGCGAGAGCCTGACGTCTTTTGATCCCGAGACCGGGGAGATGGCGGACGTGCTGAGCGGCGTCGGCCGTATCCGCGACGTGGCCGTCCACGACGGACAGGTCTACGTCCTGACGAACAATACCGACGGACGCGGCTCGCCGGCGGAAGGCGATGATAAACTGCTTATTTTGCGATAA
- a CDS encoding ECF transporter S component, with product MGIKSEKAPSRRKGLTLTDVLVTVVVSLVLGVVYHLWASVSSIAGLLFVQSDELVYGMWFAASTLAFLLIRKPGVALIAEIAAAHLEIAFGSAYGIQLLLYSVVQGLGAELVFAAFRYRSTSAFVAGLAGIAAAAGSLLADIYYGYVTEYATWLLILKYSLRTISGFVIAGYLMYGLAKLLEKAGVTQSLRPVERKEYDALDS from the coding sequence ATGGGTATCAAAAGTGAAAAGGCGCCTTCGCGGCGCAAAGGATTGACGCTGACCGACGTATTGGTCACGGTCGTCGTATCGCTCGTGCTGGGCGTCGTCTACCATCTGTGGGCATCGGTATCGAGCATCGCGGGGCTGCTGTTCGTCCAGTCGGACGAGCTGGTCTACGGCATGTGGTTCGCCGCTTCGACGCTTGCGTTTCTGTTGATCCGCAAGCCCGGCGTCGCTCTGATCGCCGAGATCGCGGCGGCGCATCTGGAGATCGCTTTCGGCAGCGCCTACGGCATCCAACTGCTGCTCTACAGCGTCGTGCAGGGGCTGGGCGCCGAATTGGTCTTCGCGGCGTTCCGTTACCGCAGCACCAGCGCTTTCGTCGCGGGCCTTGCCGGTATCGCGGCGGCCGCCGGCTCGCTGCTGGCGGACATTTATTACGGGTACGTCACGGAATACGCGACGTGGCTGCTTATTCTGAAATATTCGCTGCGGACGATCAGCGGCTTCGTCATCGCCGGGTACCTGATGTACGGCTTGGCGAAGCTGCTCGAAAAAGCCGGCGTTACCCAGTCGCTGCGGCCGGTGGAGAGGAAAGAATACGATGCGCTGGACAGCTGA
- a CDS encoding MarR family winged helix-turn-helix transcriptional regulator → MKEVLREIEAIARCSEAISSIEFKHLKLSRGLDLYLTFVCEYPGEPAGTVADRLKVKRAAASRALGKLADDGLIELREAPNLRKDKRVYPTETGKSAYLFIRDEGEYADQSSLRSLSPEEIPQLLDMLYRVRVNVEKDWRFVQKGGRRPYIHDYYNRLIAAGPEMGGEPGAVQPDTGGRGGPELSSAPPDTGEKRSAAGPPQAPAASDGEREVSLWTYEESREQARREAEERAKRRQDTEKAGPDERG, encoded by the coding sequence GTGAAGGAAGTGCTCCGCGAGATCGAAGCCATCGCCCGCTGTTCCGAAGCGATCAGCAGTATCGAATTCAAGCATCTGAAGCTGTCCCGGGGACTGGATCTGTATCTGACGTTCGTGTGCGAATATCCGGGCGAGCCGGCCGGCACGGTGGCGGACCGGCTCAAGGTCAAGCGGGCCGCCGCTTCGCGCGCGCTGGGGAAGCTGGCGGACGACGGCTTGATCGAACTGCGCGAAGCGCCCAACCTGCGCAAGGACAAGCGGGTCTACCCGACCGAGACGGGCAAATCGGCGTATCTGTTCATCCGCGACGAAGGCGAATACGCGGATCAATCTTCGCTGCGCAGCCTGTCGCCGGAAGAAATTCCGCAGCTGCTCGACATGCTGTACCGGGTGAGGGTGAATGTGGAGAAAGACTGGCGCTTCGTGCAAAAAGGCGGGCGCCGGCCGTATATCCACGATTATTACAACCGGCTGATTGCCGCGGGCCCGGAAATGGGCGGGGAACCGGGTGCCGTGCAGCCGGATACCGGCGGGCGGGGCGGCCCGGAACTCTCTTCCGCTCCGCCGGATACCGGCGAGAAACGTTCCGCCGCCGGGCCGCCGCAAGCGCCGGCCGCTTCGGACGGGGAGCGCGAAGTCTCGCTGTGGACGTATGAAGAGAGCCGCGAGCAGGCGCGGCGCGAAGCCGAAGAACGGGCCAAGCGGCGGCAGGACACGGAGAAAGCCGGGCCCGATGAACGGGGCTGA
- a CDS encoding helix-turn-helix domain-containing protein: protein MLNVPPSSFILTPYVAKIACEPGWKWQKREQPLQNYDLFYVWSGEGRLLLNDEPHEIGKGSCFLFRPGDHTSATHNPQKPLVLTYIHFNIEGETTDIPHAYRMLDETVDFEYLLSRYVRLLLSEAYGAEEEAKLLLKQMMIQLLRGDREQPSERRGSNHLYEVVHEAANYVRQHPSLAHRVEDLAARAGLSPRYFSAKFKELVGASVQSYIIRMRIERAQHLLGHAGMNVTEVAEALGYRDIFFFSRQFKQYTGKSPSEIR, encoded by the coding sequence TTGCTGAACGTGCCGCCATCCTCTTTTATTTTGACGCCCTACGTCGCGAAGATCGCGTGCGAACCGGGCTGGAAATGGCAAAAACGCGAGCAGCCGCTCCAGAACTATGACCTGTTCTACGTCTGGAGCGGGGAAGGGCGGCTGCTGCTGAACGACGAACCGCACGAGATCGGCAAAGGAAGCTGTTTCCTGTTCCGGCCGGGCGACCATACGAGCGCCACGCACAATCCGCAGAAGCCGCTCGTGCTGACGTATATCCATTTCAATATCGAAGGAGAGACGACCGATATTCCGCATGCGTACCGCATGCTGGACGAGACGGTCGACTTCGAATATTTGCTGTCGCGCTACGTCCGCCTGCTGCTGAGCGAAGCGTACGGGGCCGAAGAAGAAGCGAAGCTGCTGCTCAAGCAGATGATGATCCAACTGCTGCGCGGCGACCGCGAACAACCGTCGGAACGCCGGGGCAGCAACCATCTGTACGAGGTCGTGCACGAAGCGGCCAACTACGTCCGGCAGCATCCGAGCCTCGCCCACCGGGTCGAAGACCTGGCCGCGCGGGCCGGATTGTCGCCGAGGTATTTTTCCGCCAAATTCAAAGAACTGGTCGGAGCCTCGGTGCAATCGTACATTATTCGCATGCGGATCGAACGCGCGCAGCATCTGCTCGGCCATGCCGGCATGAACGTCACGGAAGTGGCGGAAGCGCTCGGCTACCGGGACATTTTCTTTTTCAGCCGGCAGTTCAAGCAGTACACGGGCAAAAGTCCGTCCGAAATACGCTGA
- a CDS encoding SDR family NAD(P)-dependent oxidoreductase, which yields MDTKNKTAIVTGTSSGFGLHICIGLASEGVRVAACMRRPEAAERLLAAAREADRAAGAEVAAGRDAEPGAEAGAVRNRSGDAGKTIEPRGLIPLGTGPVSGLIFPVALDVCDDARVTEAVADIGAAFGRIDILVNNAGLAMGGFIGEVPMHGWREQFAVNVFGLIAMTGAVVPYMREAGSGCIIQMSSVSGAIGLPGYAPYVSSKFAIEGFSESLALETAPHGIRTYVLEPASYKTEIWDKGFAGIHRAEHSPNEAALQRMLDMSRASAQSGGDPRDVAKLAVDLALGRRGRGRFRYVLPRGAAALVWFKKRLPDRLVQAVMLRILRRGMK from the coding sequence ATGGATACGAAAAATAAAACGGCGATCGTGACAGGCACGTCGAGCGGGTTCGGCCTGCATATCTGTATCGGGCTGGCATCGGAGGGGGTGCGCGTAGCGGCCTGCATGCGGCGGCCGGAAGCGGCGGAGCGGCTGCTGGCCGCGGCGCGGGAAGCCGACCGCGCGGCAGGGGCGGAAGTCGCAGCGGGCAGGGACGCAGAACCTGGAGCCGAAGCCGGCGCCGTCCGGAATCGGAGCGGAGACGCCGGGAAGACGATCGAACCGCGCGGCCTGATTCCGCTCGGAACCGGGCCGGTGTCGGGCCTGATCTTCCCGGTGGCGCTTGACGTATGTGACGACGCACGCGTGACCGAAGCGGTGGCGGACATTGGCGCAGCGTTCGGGCGGATCGATATTCTCGTCAACAACGCGGGACTCGCGATGGGCGGATTCATCGGCGAAGTGCCGATGCACGGCTGGAGGGAACAGTTCGCGGTCAACGTGTTCGGCCTGATCGCCATGACCGGCGCGGTCGTCCCGTACATGCGCGAGGCCGGAAGCGGCTGCATCATCCAGATGAGCAGCGTCAGCGGCGCGATCGGCCTGCCCGGCTACGCGCCGTACGTCTCGTCAAAGTTCGCGATCGAAGGCTTCAGCGAATCGCTCGCGCTTGAGACGGCTCCGCACGGTATCCGCACTTACGTGCTCGAACCGGCGTCGTACAAGACGGAGATCTGGGACAAAGGCTTCGCCGGCATTCACCGGGCGGAGCATTCGCCGAACGAGGCGGCGCTGCAGCGGATGCTCGATATGTCGCGTGCCAGCGCGCAGAGCGGCGGCGATCCGCGCGACGTGGCGAAGCTCGCGGTGGACCTGGCGCTCGGACGGCGGGGCCGCGGCCGTTTTCGCTATGTGCTGCCGCGCGGGGCGGCCGCGCTCGTCTGGTTCAAAAAGCGGCTGCCGGACCGGCTGGTGCAGGCCGTTATGCTGCGGATTTTGCGGCGCGGCATGAAGTAA
- a CDS encoding glycosyltransferase, which translates to MNTAPNPDALSLSYLRRLTDDTGIFQHTKFGVPDRFHGYTSDDNARALIAAALAYAAQPGETTLDLAHTYTAFLYHAQNDDGSFRNFMNYDRSFAETIGSEDCQGRCAWALGSAIADSPLPDNLQNTCKYMLNRALPHLEEIRSPRAMAYALIGLTSILDAPGALLYAFPYGDADAPDPEFLPRTRIEALVDKMAGRLLGSYRTYRRDDWHWYEDSITYGNAMLPWALLKASRLPNRTEYAEAARESLDFLLQKTSAPEGYFKPIGSDGWYVRGEAPAPYDEQPIEAAETLLACLEAYDLLGDPAYRAFAVRCYDWFHGSNSLRKSLIDARTGACYDGLHARGLNLNQGSENIVSYCTAQAAMRPLRHDEPAAAAGGQRS; encoded by the coding sequence TTGAACACCGCCCCGAACCCCGACGCGCTCTCCCTGTCGTACCTGCGCCGGCTGACGGACGACACCGGCATTTTTCAGCATACCAAATTCGGCGTGCCCGACCGTTTCCACGGCTATACGTCGGACGACAATGCCCGGGCGCTGATCGCCGCCGCGCTGGCCTATGCGGCCCAGCCGGGCGAGACGACGCTGGATCTGGCGCATACGTATACAGCTTTTCTGTATCACGCGCAAAATGACGACGGCAGCTTCCGGAACTTCATGAATTACGACCGCTCGTTCGCGGAGACGATCGGTTCCGAAGACTGCCAGGGCCGCTGCGCCTGGGCGCTCGGCTCGGCGATCGCAGACAGTCCGCTGCCGGACAATCTGCAAAATACGTGCAAGTACATGCTGAACCGCGCGCTGCCGCATCTGGAGGAGATTCGTTCGCCGCGGGCGATGGCGTACGCCTTAATCGGCCTGACTTCGATACTGGACGCTCCCGGGGCGCTGCTCTACGCGTTTCCTTACGGAGACGCGGACGCGCCGGACCCGGAGTTTCTGCCGCGCACGCGGATCGAAGCGCTGGTCGACAAGATGGCCGGCCGGCTGCTCGGCAGCTACCGGACGTATCGCAGAGACGATTGGCACTGGTACGAAGATTCGATCACGTACGGCAACGCCATGCTGCCCTGGGCGCTGCTCAAAGCGTCGCGGCTGCCGAACCGGACGGAGTACGCGGAAGCCGCGCGGGAAAGCCTTGATTTTCTGCTGCAAAAAACGTCCGCGCCCGAAGGATATTTCAAGCCGATCGGCAGCGACGGCTGGTACGTCCGGGGCGAAGCTCCGGCGCCGTACGACGAACAGCCGATCGAAGCGGCCGAGACGCTGCTCGCCTGTCTGGAAGCGTACGACCTGCTGGGCGATCCCGCTTACCGCGCTTTTGCGGTCCGCTGTTACGACTGGTTCCACGGCAGCAATTCGCTGCGCAAATCGCTGATCGACGCCCGGACGGGCGCCTGCTACGACGGTCTGCACGCCCGCGGCTTGAACCTGAACCAGGGTTCCGAGAACATCGTGTCCTACTGCACGGCCCAGGCGGCCATGCGGCCGCTGCGGCATGACGAGCCGGCCGCCGCGGCCGGAGGCCAACGCTCATGA
- a CDS encoding glycosyltransferase family 4 protein, which translates to MINPNLQPATPGIKAVFVGTSSPRECGLAVFSQDMMSQLALLGDFAPPSIIAVEDERAYAYRSEVIGKIAQNRLDDYLRAADDLNRSDADVVVIQHEFGIYGGDNGSHILDFAAALHVPFIVIFHTVLAAPSSEQRRIMQELAALSFKVVTMARNKIADLTDVYDISPTKIEMHHHGVPTVQTESREQLKVRYGHEGRQILSTFGFLSPGKGIEYVIEAMSRVVLTHPEALYIIWGRTHPSIKRREGEVYRESLQQRVAELGLGTNVLFVDKHLSQEEVVQSLVMSDIYLTPYLGQDQAVSGTLAFGIGYGRVVISTPYRYAQEMLADGRGLLAEFRDSVSLEKHILSVFDQPELKADMERRTLQLGSTMHWNHIAGEYAALLRTCSAKGSAV; encoded by the coding sequence ATGATAAATCCAAATCTCCAACCTGCCACGCCCGGAATCAAAGCCGTTTTCGTTGGAACCAGTTCGCCGCGCGAGTGCGGATTGGCCGTTTTTTCCCAGGATATGATGAGCCAGTTGGCCCTGCTGGGCGACTTCGCTCCCCCGTCCATTATAGCGGTAGAAGACGAAAGAGCGTATGCGTACCGCAGCGAAGTGATCGGCAAAATCGCGCAGAACCGGCTTGACGATTATTTACGGGCCGCGGATGACCTCAACCGGAGCGACGCGGACGTCGTCGTCATCCAGCACGAATTCGGCATCTACGGCGGCGACAACGGCAGCCATATTCTCGATTTCGCCGCGGCGCTGCACGTTCCGTTCATCGTCATTTTTCATACCGTGCTGGCCGCCCCGTCTTCGGAGCAGCGCCGGATCATGCAGGAACTGGCCGCGCTCAGCTTCAAGGTCGTCACGATGGCGCGCAACAAAATCGCCGATTTGACCGACGTGTACGACATCTCGCCGACCAAAATCGAGATGCACCATCACGGCGTCCCGACTGTGCAGACAGAGAGCCGCGAGCAGCTGAAAGTCCGTTACGGGCACGAAGGACGCCAGATCCTGTCCACGTTCGGCTTCCTCAGTCCCGGCAAAGGCATCGAATACGTCATCGAAGCGATGAGCCGCGTCGTGCTTACCCATCCCGAAGCGCTGTACATCATCTGGGGCCGTACCCACCCTAGCATCAAGCGCCGCGAAGGCGAAGTGTACCGGGAAAGTCTCCAGCAGCGGGTCGCGGAACTGGGCCTCGGCACAAACGTGCTGTTCGTGGACAAGCATCTGTCGCAGGAAGAAGTTGTGCAGTCGCTCGTTATGTCGGACATCTACCTCACCCCGTATTTGGGGCAGGATCAGGCGGTCAGCGGGACGCTCGCGTTCGGCATCGGCTACGGACGGGTCGTCATCTCGACGCCTTACCGCTATGCGCAGGAGATGCTGGCGGACGGACGGGGACTGCTGGCGGAGTTCCGGGATTCGGTCTCGCTGGAAAAACATATCCTGAGCGTCTTCGATCAACCGGAGCTCAAAGCGGACATGGAACGCCGGACGCTCCAGCTCGGAAGCACGATGCACTGGAACCATATCGCCGGCGAATACGCGGCGCTGCTGCGCACCTGCTCCGCCAAAGGAAGTGCCGTTTGA
- a CDS encoding MBL fold metallo-hydrolase has translation MSEFERISEHIYVMHAEQETDRPLLAAVAGSSRTLLIDGGNSPAHAAAFRDYLAREGVRSPDVMVLTHHHWDHSFGLSEWSLPAIAQRQTAEMLRGFAALRWNEETLGRLIDEGVMSEQTRTDLRAEYEGDLGRIRVDEPNIVFERFIDVHLGGLTCEIRYVGGDHSADSCVVYVKEAGTLFLGDALAPSVYGGPMKYTTGKFLALLDTVFAYGADVLVESHGRPVSREAFYEDVRRYELLARQVLRHGPDRSAVERDLRAELGIGADQPLPQDLDEATGYFMHGLEK, from the coding sequence ATGTCCGAATTTGAACGCATCAGTGAACATATTTATGTCATGCACGCGGAGCAGGAGACGGACCGTCCGCTGCTCGCGGCCGTGGCGGGCAGCAGCCGGACGCTGCTGATCGACGGGGGCAACTCGCCTGCGCACGCCGCCGCGTTCCGCGATTATTTGGCCCGGGAAGGTGTGCGCAGCCCGGACGTTATGGTGCTGACGCATCACCACTGGGACCATTCTTTCGGCTTGTCCGAGTGGAGCCTGCCCGCGATCGCCCAGCGGCAGACGGCCGAGATGCTGCGCGGCTTCGCGGCACTCCGGTGGAACGAAGAGACGCTCGGGCGCCTGATCGACGAAGGCGTCATGAGCGAGCAGACCCGGACCGATCTGCGCGCTGAGTACGAAGGAGACCTGGGCCGGATCCGGGTCGACGAACCGAACATCGTGTTCGAGCGGTTTATCGACGTGCATCTGGGCGGCCTGACGTGCGAAATCCGCTACGTGGGCGGCGACCATTCGGCGGATTCGTGCGTCGTGTACGTGAAGGAAGCAGGGACGCTGTTCCTCGGGGACGCGCTTGCGCCTTCCGTGTACGGCGGTCCGATGAAATATACGACCGGCAAGTTTCTGGCGCTGCTCGATACCGTATTCGCTTACGGCGCGGACGTGCTCGTCGAGTCCCACGGCCGCCCGGTGTCGCGCGAAGCGTTCTACGAGGACGTGCGGCGGTACGAGCTGCTGGCGCGGCAGGTGCTGCGGCACGGGCCGGATCGGAGTGCGGTAGAGCGCGACCTGCGCGCGGAGCTTGGGATCGGGGCGGATCAACCGCTGCCGCAAGATCTGGACGAAGCGACCGGGTATTTCATGCACGGGCTGGAGAAGTAG
- a CDS encoding N-acetylglucosamine kinase, which produces MLENINTDSVVAGIDMGGTNVRIMIADLAGEVRAYVKVEADLLPKQRTDAAPLVEQMLEALAQAECRAEDVAFVAAGIAGFDDEADRAWAERLTAGFGLACPSRAVNDAVIAHRGALAGGSGILVASGTGSILLAHTERGQWLRNYDFGHYAASGARFLGYETVYDALAGRETPGDAALVRDMLRFFRASDLRELAESASRGFGLSRERRDRLFGLFAPVVTRHAEAGSPIAVRVCDEALRQIGVGSDLLAAFFGGPDIPVSQTGSVAGSAYMLGGLQDMICSQPGRRFRWTAPRLTPAAGAILIAYESLGLSYGDSMADALENSPHSRL; this is translated from the coding sequence ATGCTGGAAAATATCAATACGGATTCCGTCGTTGCCGGAATCGATATGGGCGGCACCAATGTCCGCATCATGATCGCCGACCTTGCGGGCGAAGTCCGCGCCTACGTCAAGGTCGAAGCCGATCTGCTGCCCAAGCAGCGAACCGACGCCGCCCCGCTCGTGGAACAGATGCTTGAAGCGTTGGCCCAGGCGGAATGCCGGGCGGAAGACGTCGCGTTCGTCGCTGCCGGCATCGCCGGATTCGACGACGAAGCCGACCGGGCGTGGGCCGAACGGCTGACTGCCGGATTCGGGCTGGCGTGCCCGAGCCGGGCCGTGAACGACGCGGTCATCGCGCACCGCGGAGCGCTCGCCGGCGGTTCGGGCATTCTCGTCGCCTCGGGCACGGGCTCGATTCTGCTGGCGCATACGGAACGCGGCCAATGGCTGCGCAATTACGATTTCGGCCATTACGCGGCCAGCGGCGCCCGCTTCCTCGGGTACGAGACCGTCTACGACGCGCTGGCCGGACGGGAGACGCCCGGCGACGCCGCTCTCGTGCGCGACATGCTGCGCTTCTTCCGCGCGTCCGACCTGCGGGAACTGGCGGAATCCGCCAGCCGCGGCTTCGGGCTCTCGCGGGAGCGCCGCGACCGGCTGTTCGGCTTGTTCGCGCCGGTCGTGACCCGCCATGCGGAAGCCGGCTCGCCGATCGCCGTCCGCGTCTGCGACGAAGCGCTGCGGCAGATCGGCGTCGGCTCCGACCTGCTGGCCGCTTTCTTCGGCGGACCGGACATTCCGGTCTCCCAGACCGGCAGCGTCGCGGGCAGCGCCTACATGCTGGGCGGCCTGCAGGATATGATCTGCTCGCAGCCGGGCCGACGTTTCCGCTGGACCGCGCCCCGCCTGACGCCGGCAGCAGGCGCGATCCTGATCGCGTACGAATCGCTCGGCTTGTCGTACGGCGACAGCATGGCCGACGCGCTGGAGAACAGCCCGCACTCGCGGCTGTAA